Proteins from a genomic interval of Mesobacillus sp. S13:
- a CDS encoding DNA-3-methyladenine glycosylase has protein sequence MGEQYNLSSAVNNGFFEQPTLELASSLLGCILVKETEEGTAAGIIVETEAYIGPMDQAAHSYNNRRTKRTEVMFHQAGLAYTYVMHTHTLFNVVSGEEGNPEAVLIRAIEPLEGLDLMITRRGMPESPNLTNGPGKLTKAMGIKMSDYGHPLTEKPLYLTQGIVPDSISAGKRIGIDNSGEAKDYPWRFWITGNRYVSRHQNADKIILNKGESK, from the coding sequence ATGGGCGAACAATACAATCTTTCAAGCGCGGTGAACAATGGATTTTTCGAACAGCCCACTCTTGAATTGGCTTCTTCCCTGCTGGGTTGCATATTGGTAAAAGAAACAGAAGAAGGGACAGCTGCCGGAATCATCGTCGAAACGGAAGCTTATATCGGGCCGATGGATCAGGCGGCACACAGTTATAATAATCGCCGGACAAAGAGAACGGAGGTCATGTTCCATCAGGCTGGTCTTGCTTACACCTATGTCATGCACACCCATACTCTCTTCAATGTCGTAAGTGGAGAAGAAGGCAATCCGGAAGCTGTGCTGATTCGGGCAATTGAACCACTGGAAGGCCTTGATTTAATGATCACGCGACGGGGCATGCCGGAATCTCCCAATCTGACAAATGGCCCCGGGAAGCTGACCAAAGCGATGGGCATAAAGATGTCAGATTATGGGCATCCCTTAACAGAGAAACCACTTTACCTCACCCAAGGAATTGTGCCAGACAGCATTTCAGCAGGCAAAAGGATCGGCATCGATAATTCCGGTGAAGCGAAAGACTATCCATGGCGTTTCTGGATCACTGGCAACCGCTATGTTTCCCGCCACCAGAATGCTGATAAAATCATCTTGAATAAAGGGGAATCAAAATGA
- a CDS encoding D-glycero-alpha-D-manno-heptose-1,7-bisphosphate 7-phosphatase, whose protein sequence is MKKAIFLDRDGVLNEVLSHRVKFVNRPEDLYLLEGAAEAVAELSKAGYEIFVVTNQGGVGLGFLKEKRLQEIHDHMVKMIKEHGGHIKEVAYCPHKPKAGCECRKPNAGMLLDLANRHNIELTGSVMVGDHERDIEAGKKAGCKTVFIGNEETAADQQAPSLQAAVPLILELLG, encoded by the coding sequence ATGAAAAAAGCCATATTCCTGGACCGGGACGGGGTCCTGAATGAAGTACTGTCCCACCGGGTGAAATTCGTTAATCGACCCGAAGATCTTTATCTGCTTGAAGGAGCAGCAGAAGCAGTCGCGGAATTGAGCAAAGCTGGATATGAAATTTTTGTCGTTACAAACCAGGGAGGCGTCGGCCTAGGATTCCTGAAGGAAAAACGCCTCCAGGAAATCCATGACCATATGGTGAAGATGATCAAAGAGCATGGCGGCCATATTAAAGAGGTTGCCTACTGCCCGCATAAACCTAAGGCCGGCTGCGAATGCCGAAAACCAAATGCCGGAATGCTTCTTGATCTGGCAAACAGGCACAATATCGAATTGACAGGAAGTGTCATGGTCGGAGATCATGAGCGCGATATCGAAGCAGGCAAAAAAGCGGGCTGTAAAACAGTATTCATCGGTAACGAAGAAACAGCGGCGGATCAGCAGGCTCCTTCACTCCAGGCAGCCGTTCCGTTGATTTTAGAGCTCTTGGGATAA